From the Candidatus Nomurabacteria bacterium genome, one window contains:
- a CDS encoding PCRF domain-containing protein, whose protein sequence is MDKEQIKNRIIEIEIAMAGVDFWSDKNKAQAMIREIGDLKNKLEGVGEFDRGDCIMTIFSGAGGDDSEDFTRMLFNMYLKLFARKNFKYSLLSQNENDHGGFRNISIEVMGKNTYGTLKNESGVHRLVRLSPFNAKKLRQTSFSLVEVIPKIPEGALPEIRPDDIKVEMSKSGGPGGQNVNKRETAVRATHIPTGINVYVTTERSQEQNRARAMEMLAGKLYKRAEEDKKTLAESLQISKTTDIEWGNQIRSYVLHPYKMVKDHRTDIETSDVDGVLLEGQLDDFLEAEKGI, encoded by the coding sequence GTGGACAAAGAACAAATCAAAAACCGCATAATAGAAATTGAAATCGCCATGGCAGGGGTGGATTTTTGGTCTGACAAAAACAAAGCTCAGGCAATGATCCGAGAAATTGGAGACTTAAAAAACAAACTTGAAGGTGTGGGAGAATTTGACCGAGGGGATTGTATTATGACAATTTTTTCTGGCGCTGGCGGAGACGATTCCGAAGATTTTACTAGAATGCTTTTTAATATGTATTTAAAATTATTTGCGCGCAAGAATTTTAAATATTCACTACTTTCTCAAAACGAAAATGATCATGGTGGATTTAGAAATATATCTATCGAAGTGATGGGAAAAAACACCTATGGAACTTTGAAGAACGAATCCGGTGTTCATAGACTTGTTAGACTCTCACCATTTAATGCAAAGAAATTACGCCAGACATCTTTTTCACTCGTGGAAGTGATTCCAAAAATTCCTGAAGGTGCTTTACCTGAAATAAGGCCTGACGATATAAAAGTAGAAATGTCCAAGTCCGGTGGTCCTGGGGGACAGAATGTAAACAAACGCGAAACTGCAGTACGTGCCACCCATATACCAACTGGCATCAATGTATACGTAACTACTGAAAGATCTCAAGAACAGAATAGAGCTCGTGCAATGGAGATGCTTGCTGGAAAATTATATAAACGCGCAGAAGAGGATAAGAAAACTCTTGCGGAAAGTCTCCAGATATCGAAGACTACAGATATAGAGTGGGGGAATCAAATCAGGTCATATGTACTCCATCCCTACAAAATGGTCAAAGATCATCGAACAGATATAGAAACAAGCGATGTGGACGGAGTGCTTTTAGAAGGCCAGTTGGACGATTTTCTAGAAGCAGAGAAAGGTATATAG
- the ftsE gene encoding cell division ATP-binding protein FtsE: MINFNNVTKIYPGADEPSLEGIDIAITQGEFVSIVGHSGAGKTTLTKLILAEEHPSTGTVFFESSNIHALRPSDVTKLRRKIGVVFQDFRLLPNKTAYENIAFAMEAAGKTDEEIQADVPHVLELVDLSSKIFHFPSQMSGGEKQRLAIARAIINQPDVIIADEPTGNLDPINTYEVVQILKKINDLGTTVLLTTHNRGVIESIGRRVITLEKGRIVRDDKEGKYVI, encoded by the coding sequence ATGATAAATTTTAATAACGTTACTAAAATATACCCAGGCGCAGACGAACCATCTCTTGAGGGTATAGACATAGCCATCACCCAAGGTGAATTCGTGTCTATTGTGGGCCATTCTGGTGCTGGAAAAACTACTTTAACCAAACTTATATTAGCCGAAGAGCATCCGAGTACAGGTACGGTTTTCTTTGAATCTTCAAATATTCATGCACTTAGACCTAGTGATGTAACAAAATTGCGTCGCAAGATAGGTGTTGTCTTCCAAGATTTTAGACTACTTCCAAATAAAACTGCATACGAGAATATAGCTTTTGCTATGGAAGCAGCAGGCAAGACAGACGAGGAAATCCAAGCAGACGTCCCACACGTACTAGAACTTGTAGATTTGTCTAGTAAGATTTTTCATTTTCCATCTCAGATGTCTGGAGGAGAAAAGCAGAGACTAGCTATAGCAAGAGCAATCATAAACCAGCCAGACGTGATTATTGCTGATGAGCCAACAGGGAACCTTGATCCTATAAATACATACGAAGTTGTGCAGATCCTAAAGAAGATAAATGATCTTGGTACTACTGTTCTACTTACTACACATAACCGTGGTGTGATAGAATCAATTGGGCGAAGAGTTATAACTTTAGAAAAAGGTCGTATCGTGCGAGATGATAAAGAAGGTAAATACGTAATATAA
- a CDS encoding ABC transporter permease has product MSWIDSKRIIRSGFLNFWRNGIVSVASLLVATITLSVITSLILLQAVLHFSLEQIQNKVDVTIYMTNNAPEDQILDLKASLEKLPEVTAVTYTSSEQALENFKNLHQDDFLTLQALNELDENPLGASLNVKAEDTSQYESITNFLETGPVLSNEGTSIIDKVNYHQNKLVIDRLTSIINGAQKLGFIVTLILVLISIVITFNTIRLTIYFAREEIGVMRLVGAENKYIRGPFMVEGILYGSIASVLTLILYIPITFWLGRNMTGFFGMNLFTYYLNNIFQVFIIILFSGVILGAVSSFLAVRKYLTK; this is encoded by the coding sequence ATGTCTTGGATAGATTCAAAAAGAATTATTAGATCAGGTTTCTTGAACTTTTGGCGCAACGGGATTGTTTCTGTAGCTTCTTTACTTGTTGCTACTATTACTTTGTCTGTTATAACTTCTCTGATACTCCTTCAGGCAGTTTTACATTTTTCTCTTGAGCAGATACAGAACAAGGTAGATGTAACTATATACATGACGAATAATGCTCCAGAAGATCAAATTCTAGATCTAAAGGCATCTCTAGAAAAACTCCCAGAAGTTACTGCTGTTACTTATACTTCAAGCGAGCAGGCTTTAGAGAATTTTAAAAATCTACATCAAGATGATTTCCTAACACTTCAGGCTTTAAATGAACTAGATGAAAACCCTCTAGGTGCGTCTTTGAATGTAAAAGCAGAAGATACTTCTCAATATGAAAGCATAACCAACTTTCTCGAAACTGGACCGGTTTTATCAAACGAGGGGACTTCTATCATAGATAAGGTAAACTATCATCAAAATAAATTAGTCATAGACAGATTAACTTCCATAATAAATGGCGCTCAAAAACTTGGCTTCATAGTAACTTTGATTTTAGTTCTAATCTCAATCGTTATAACTTTCAATACTATTAGACTAACCATATACTTTGCTCGAGAAGAAATTGGAGTAATGCGACTTGTGGGTGCAGAAAATAAATACATCAGAGGTCCTTTTATGGTTGAAGGAATACTCTATGGATCGATTGCTTCAGTACTGACACTTATACTTTATATACCTATAACTTTCTGGTTAGGTAGAAATATGACAGGATTTTTCGGCATGAATTTGTTTACATATTATTTGAATAATATCTTTCAGGTTTTTATTATAATTCTGTTTTCTGGTGTGATACTTGGAGCAGTGTCGAGCTTCCTAGCAGTTCGTAAGTATTTAACAAAGTAA
- a CDS encoding CTP synthase, which produces MRKNTKYIFVVGGVISGVGKGITTSSIGKILQDRGLEVTAIKIDPYVNVDAGTMNPTEHGEVFVLHDGDETDQDMGNYERFLDIKLGRVNYMTTGRVYKSVIDRERNLGYGGKCVQVVPHIPLEIIDRIHKARDEAGADVVVIEVGGTVGEYENILFLEAARMMKIKNPKDVFFVMVSYLPVPSKVGEMKTKPTQHAARLLNASGIQPDIIIARSDKKLDEKRKEKLSFFCNIPEDRVISAPDVESIYDVPLNFEREGLGDTLCDIMSLSCSKPNKGHSKDWNKFVGNVRNSKDEVRIAIVGKYFDTGDFTLSDSYLSVIEALKYSAYALKKKPVLTWLNAFDFEKNPKKVSELKKYDGVLVPGGFGARGIPGKLMVIKYAREHKIPYFGLCYGMQLLTIEYARNILGLKDATSREIDPKSKNLVIDLIPEQIEKLSKMQYGNTMRLGDYVAKLKRGTLAFGAYKSDSITERHRHRYEVNPEYVKRLEDKGLVFSGKSPDGSLCEIAELPKNVHPFFLGVQFHPEFLAHPLHPHPLFTAFIKASIENKKK; this is translated from the coding sequence ATGAGGAAAAACACAAAATACATTTTTGTGGTGGGCGGTGTTATATCAGGAGTTGGAAAAGGTATCACCACATCATCAATTGGCAAGATTCTCCAGGATCGAGGATTAGAAGTCACTGCAATAAAGATTGACCCGTACGTAAATGTCGATGCGGGTACTATGAACCCCACCGAACATGGTGAGGTTTTTGTATTACACGATGGAGATGAGACAGATCAGGATATGGGTAACTATGAGCGCTTCTTGGATATTAAGCTCGGTAGAGTCAATTATATGACCACAGGGCGTGTATACAAGAGTGTTATAGACCGTGAGCGCAATCTTGGCTATGGTGGAAAATGTGTGCAAGTTGTGCCTCATATACCGCTTGAGATAATTGATCGTATTCACAAGGCTAGAGATGAGGCAGGTGCTGATGTTGTAGTCATAGAAGTAGGCGGAACTGTAGGTGAATACGAAAATATATTGTTTCTAGAAGCTGCTCGTATGATGAAGATAAAGAATCCGAAAGATGTATTTTTTGTGATGGTTTCATATCTGCCTGTGCCAAGTAAGGTTGGGGAAATGAAAACCAAGCCTACTCAACATGCAGCACGTTTGCTAAACGCTTCTGGTATTCAGCCGGATATAATCATTGCACGTTCTGATAAAAAACTTGATGAAAAACGAAAAGAAAAATTATCTTTCTTTTGCAATATCCCAGAAGATAGAGTTATATCAGCACCAGACGTAGAAAGTATTTACGATGTTCCTCTAAATTTTGAACGCGAAGGCTTAGGTGACACACTCTGTGACATTATGTCTTTGTCTTGCAGCAAGCCTAACAAAGGTCATTCGAAGGATTGGAATAAATTTGTTGGGAATGTACGCAATTCAAAAGACGAGGTCCGTATTGCTATCGTTGGAAAATATTTTGATACGGGAGACTTTACTTTATCTGACTCCTATCTGTCTGTTATTGAAGCTTTAAAATATTCTGCTTATGCTTTAAAAAAGAAACCTGTTCTAACATGGCTAAATGCATTTGATTTTGAGAAAAATCCTAAAAAAGTTTCTGAGCTAAAAAAATATGATGGAGTGCTGGTTCCGGGAGGGTTTGGTGCGCGTGGTATCCCAGGGAAACTCATGGTTATAAAATATGCGCGCGAGCACAAGATCCCATACTTCGGACTATGTTATGGTATGCAACTTCTAACTATTGAGTACGCTAGAAATATTCTAGGATTGAAAGATGCCACATCTCGCGAGATTGACCCTAAGTCAAAAAATCTAGTCATAGATCTTATCCCAGAACAAATAGAAAAGCTTTCCAAGATGCAATATGGTAACACTATGCGACTTGGAGATTATGTAGCTAAACTAAAGCGGGGGACTTTAGCTTTTGGTGCATACAAATCAGATTCTATAACAGAGCGCCATAGACATAGATATGAAGTAAACCCAGAATATGTAAAAAGATTGGAAGACAAGGGATTGGTTTTTTCTGGTAAATCTCCAGATGGTTCACTTTGTGAAATTGCAGAGTTGCCAAAAAATGTACATCCATTTTTCTTGGGCGTACAATTTCATCCAGAATTTTTAGCACACCCACTACACCCGCACCCACTATTTACAGCTTTTATAAAAGCTTCAATAGAAAACAAGAAAAAGTAA
- a CDS encoding transcriptional repressor: MSLDYAKILKDLNLKITPARMEVFDFLYKIKRPVSAEEINLKIPSINLTTIYRTLEQFKKYNIISKIEMRKDKMYFEYIHSHHHHIICNSCGDIEDIDNCKMIDESKLLNKVSKFAKIHSHSLEFFGTCNKCAKK, encoded by the coding sequence ATGTCATTAGATTACGCAAAAATACTAAAAGACTTGAATCTAAAAATAACACCTGCAAGGATGGAGGTGTTTGATTTCTTATACAAAATAAAAAGACCTGTTTCTGCGGAAGAGATAAACCTTAAAATCCCCTCAATTAACCTGACCACAATCTACAGAACTCTCGAACAATTCAAGAAATACAATATTATATCCAAAATTGAAATGCGAAAAGATAAAATGTATTTTGAATACATTCACTCGCATCATCACCATATAATATGCAACTCCTGTGGAGATATAGAAGATATAGATAATTGCAAAATGATAGACGAGTCCAAGTTACTAAACAAGGTTAGTAAGTTTGCAAAAATACATTCTCACTCTTTAGAATTTTTTGGGACATGTAATAAGTGCGCTAAGAAATAG
- a CDS encoding ZIP family metal transporter, with protein sequence MLIIIALLIAAAIFLGGLFALKFKDKSHLIVGFSAGTVVGVAFFDLLPEAIEIGNAQNIDYIATIVAVGFVIYLLVDRFFHTHSHGDIGGECHVHEHKNEDSNRGVVRASSISIHSLLDGVGIGLAFQVSSTLGVVVTLAVLAHGFSDGINTVSSIIKDGGSKNKAFRWLIADSVAPAVGILSTLFFSVTDKALAIVLALFTGFFIYLGASDLVPESYHSHPTKWTTILTLAGMGLIYIVIKIAHSAH encoded by the coding sequence ATGTTAATAATTATTGCTTTACTCATTGCCGCTGCTATTTTCTTAGGTGGCTTGTTTGCTTTAAAATTTAAAGATAAGTCACACTTGATTGTAGGTTTTAGTGCTGGAACAGTAGTCGGTGTTGCTTTCTTTGATCTTTTGCCTGAGGCTATTGAAATTGGTAATGCTCAGAATATAGACTACATAGCTACTATAGTTGCTGTCGGTTTTGTCATATATCTTTTAGTTGATAGGTTTTTTCATACACATTCTCATGGTGATATAGGCGGAGAGTGTCACGTTCATGAACATAAAAACGAGGATTCAAATAGAGGGGTAGTTAGGGCTTCTAGTATATCTATACATAGTTTGCTCGATGGTGTAGGTATTGGACTTGCATTTCAAGTTTCTAGTACATTGGGAGTGGTAGTTACCTTGGCTGTGCTTGCTCACGGATTCTCTGATGGTATAAATACCGTATCTTCTATTATAAAAGATGGTGGAAGTAAGAATAAGGCATTCAGATGGCTTATTGCAGATTCTGTTGCTCCAGCTGTAGGTATACTTTCTACATTATTTTTTAGTGTTACAGATAAAGCCTTGGCCATAGTCCTCGCTTTGTTTACAGGATTCTTCATCTATCTAGGTGCGAGCGATCTTGTTCCAGAGAGCTATCATTCGCATCCTACAAAATGGACTACAATACTGACACTTGCTGGTATGGGATTGATATATATTGTAATTAAAATAGCGCATTCAGCACATTAA
- a CDS encoding YibE/F family protein, translating to MFKFFKISLVLICFILPGFSNANTEDSLIEDTVTSSKAKVIQVVNKEVDLEDGVFVNPVHQEITALIISGEEKGKEVSFINDYIELKEGEIFYLKHVTNEYFKTDHYSVEDPYRIPILYILIGLFIISVLVFGGIQGLRGLVSLFGSLFLILYVLMPAILNGYSPIMVSIGVSSLIIIIGSYVTHGFNKTTTSAVIGMIVTVLITGVLAYLSVHLTSLTGFSDEESIYLNFNTGGSIDFIGLLFGGIMIGLLGVLYDVAIGQAISVEELHRIGPHVSRVNIYKRAIRMGREHIGALVNTLAIAYVGASLPLLLLFYSVSGLGSHAPIINQEIFAVEIVRTMIGSIGLVLAVPITTLLSVFILMKKQKEGNSEIEEKEMEEIKNHKHHH from the coding sequence ATGTTTAAATTTTTTAAGATCAGTCTTGTTTTAATATGTTTTATATTACCTGGATTTTCTAATGCAAATACAGAAGACTCTCTCATCGAAGATACTGTAACCAGCTCTAAAGCTAAGGTTATCCAAGTAGTAAATAAAGAAGTGGATCTTGAGGATGGTGTTTTTGTAAACCCAGTTCATCAAGAAATTACAGCTCTTATAATAAGTGGGGAAGAAAAGGGGAAAGAAGTTTCTTTTATAAATGATTATATAGAGCTGAAAGAAGGCGAAATTTTTTACTTAAAACATGTAACAAACGAATATTTCAAAACAGATCATTATAGTGTTGAGGATCCATACAGAATACCAATTCTATATATTTTAATTGGACTTTTTATAATATCAGTTCTAGTTTTCGGTGGTATACAAGGATTGCGTGGATTGGTGAGTCTTTTTGGAAGTCTTTTCCTCATACTATATGTATTGATGCCTGCTATTTTGAATGGATATTCTCCAATAATGGTTTCCATAGGAGTTTCTTCTCTTATTATTATTATCGGTTCATATGTTACTCACGGTTTCAACAAGACCACTACATCTGCTGTGATTGGTATGATTGTGACTGTTTTAATTACTGGAGTTTTGGCATATTTATCTGTACATCTAACGAGTCTAACTGGTTTTTCTGATGAAGAATCTATTTATCTAAACTTCAATACGGGAGGGTCTATAGACTTTATAGGATTATTGTTTGGAGGAATTATGATTGGTTTGCTTGGAGTTCTTTATGATGTCGCGATTGGGCAAGCAATTTCAGTAGAAGAACTTCACAGGATAGGTCCGCATGTTTCCCGGGTAAATATATATAAACGTGCTATTCGTATGGGGCGTGAACATATCGGTGCATTAGTAAACACGCTTGCAATTGCATATGTGGGTGCGTCACTGCCACTGTTACTACTTTTTTACTCTGTTAGTGGATTAGGCTCTCATGCACCGATTATAAACCAAGAAATATTTGCAGTAGAAATAGTACGTACAATGATAGGGTCTATAGGTCTTGTTTTGGCTGTACCAATAACCACATTGTTATCAGTTTTTATTTTAATGAAAAAACAAAAAGAGGGTAATTCAGAAATTGAAGAAAAGGAGATGGAAGAAATAAAAAACCACAAACATCATCATTAG
- a CDS encoding HAD family hydrolase, which yields MKKLIIFDLDGVIVDSVGYAAKNLQNIYPGITPEMQKEIMCGNYFEETAKIAHLRKQETPEEKKARQYAYTEGKNKLPVFSGMPELIHSLKDSGLILAINTSAGERNCNPLLERAGILPCFSFMATSEVGRSKVEKFKIILERYNTTAGETIFITDTVGDIREASVLNIPTIAVTWGSHDREYFMREKYEKLLAVVDTVEELFEKINEFKN from the coding sequence ATGAAAAAACTAATCATCTTCGATCTAGACGGTGTAATAGTAGACAGTGTTGGATATGCTGCAAAAAATCTACAAAACATTTATCCTGGAATAACTCCCGAAATGCAAAAGGAAATAATGTGTGGAAACTATTTTGAAGAAACCGCAAAAATAGCACACCTAAGAAAACAGGAAACTCCTGAGGAGAAAAAGGCTCGACAGTATGCATATACGGAAGGTAAAAATAAACTACCGGTTTTTAGTGGCATGCCAGAACTCATACACTCTCTAAAAGATTCAGGGCTCATACTTGCAATCAACACTTCTGCTGGAGAGCGAAACTGCAATCCACTACTAGAACGCGCCGGAATACTTCCCTGTTTTAGCTTCATGGCAACAAGTGAGGTTGGGAGGAGTAAAGTAGAAAAATTTAAAATAATATTGGAAAGATACAACACAACTGCAGGTGAAACTATTTTTATAACAGATACTGTTGGAGATATACGTGAAGCTTCGGTTTTGAATATACCAACAATTGCTGTGACCTGGGGATCACATGACAGGGAATATTTTATGAGAGAAAAATACGAAAAATTACTCGCTGTTGTAGACACAGTAGAAGAACTGTTCGAGAAAATAAATGAATTTAAAAACTAA
- a CDS encoding nucleoside 2-deoxyribosyltransferase domain-containing protein, translating into MEVIKAPHKIPENSKPKIFLAGSIEMGVAEDWQTKVSEMLEDEDVILLNPRRDAWNSTWEQTKENPDFKEQVEWELNSLTVSDYIIMYFDPKTKSPISLLETGLFAHDGKLLIVCPSGFWRKGNVDIVSEKYNIPQFENLEKLVEYLIPLIRNYKKA; encoded by the coding sequence ATGGAAGTGATAAAAGCGCCTCATAAAATACCGGAAAATTCTAAACCGAAAATATTTCTAGCTGGAAGTATCGAAATGGGTGTCGCAGAAGACTGGCAGACAAAAGTTTCTGAAATGCTTGAGGATGAAGATGTAATACTTTTAAACCCTCGCCGAGATGCGTGGAATTCTACTTGGGAACAAACAAAAGAAAACCCTGACTTCAAAGAACAGGTAGAATGGGAGCTCAATTCTCTTACAGTATCCGATTACATAATCATGTATTTTGACCCTAAAACAAAGTCCCCTATCTCACTACTCGAGACAGGCCTGTTTGCCCATGACGGAAAACTTCTAATCGTATGTCCGTCGGGATTTTGGAGAAAAGGTAATGTAGATATAGTCTCCGAAAAATACAACATTCCACAATTTGAAAATCTAGAAAAACTTGTTGAATATCTGATACCCCTAATACGAAACTACAAAAAAGCTTGA
- a CDS encoding nicotinamide mononucleotide transporter — MDKFLFFQICLLLMYLTSKLFLLRKNIAGWVVGGVAALLSVFFYLYIPNPDTGLAILEAGTTLFYLYGFIKWHKFPGVVQKTWFDRIFTAFAIVAGLTVITLEFIHKVEYMHYQLIVIAGFVVGGPMIARKKALGWIFYTVAHVAVSMWMYEKITDSLVEETEVYYPIFSTYQALSAIICLIAYFKYKKSPTS; from the coding sequence ATGGATAAGTTCTTGTTTTTTCAGATATGTTTATTGCTTATGTATTTAACTAGCAAGCTATTCTTGCTTAGGAAAAATATAGCAGGCTGGGTGGTTGGAGGCGTGGCAGCACTATTGTCTGTATTCTTCTATCTATATATACCAAACCCAGATACAGGACTAGCAATATTAGAAGCTGGTACTACCCTGTTTTATTTATACGGATTCATAAAATGGCACAAGTTCCCTGGTGTAGTACAGAAGACATGGTTCGATAGAATCTTTACCGCTTTTGCTATTGTTGCTGGACTTACGGTTATTACACTAGAGTTCATACACAAAGTAGAATACATGCATTACCAGCTTATAGTGATCGCTGGATTTGTTGTAGGTGGCCCTATGATTGCCCGAAAAAAGGCTCTGGGATGGATATTCTACACAGTAGCTCACGTTGCTGTAAGTATGTGGATGTATGAAAAGATTACAGATAGTCTTGTAGAAGAAACAGAAGTTTACTATCCGATATTCTCAACATACCAAGCACTGTCGGCAATAATATGCCTCATAGCATATTTCAAGTACAAAAAATCCCCTACTAGCTGA
- a CDS encoding methyltransferase, with product MKLHFDKDLKKLTLSAFGNELAQIMGHDTDENGNRVYMRDEQEEIEVVTIDSPVLVTDNYKIAQLDPIKRDTVFALYSAPTKITDYDGTVIRFEQKRFPGVWGPSIDTLLFCRALSKVDLSGVKKVLEIGPGSGFISKYILDHVPGVEKLYAIDLNEKAAECTRENIPDSRVESAVGDALEFIKDNTFDLIVCNPPYIPRPKSIDDNPYEGVSLLAYLLERGKEHLNPDGVIVTNISSLSDCVIDPLLQEKNISVSEIDSMIVPLKVYNVLNNTTWMEYLLENKGLIQDSHDGYDFWHKLKIVLLK from the coding sequence ATGAAATTACATTTTGATAAAGATTTAAAGAAACTTACACTTTCTGCTTTTGGTAATGAGTTAGCTCAAATTATGGGGCACGATACTGATGAGAATGGTAATCGAGTATATATGAGAGATGAGCAAGAGGAGATAGAAGTAGTAACTATAGATAGTCCAGTCTTGGTAACAGATAACTACAAGATTGCGCAATTGGATCCAATAAAGCGAGATACAGTCTTTGCTCTATATAGCGCACCTACCAAGATTACAGATTACGATGGGACAGTGATTCGATTTGAACAGAAGCGTTTTCCGGGAGTATGGGGTCCGTCTATAGATACGCTATTATTTTGTCGTGCGCTTTCAAAAGTCGATTTATCTGGAGTAAAAAAAGTTTTAGAGATTGGTCCAGGTTCAGGATTTATTTCAAAATATATTTTGGATCATGTACCTGGAGTAGAGAAGCTTTATGCAATTGATTTAAATGAAAAGGCTGCGGAGTGTACTCGAGAGAATATTCCAGATTCGCGTGTGGAGTCCGCTGTAGGAGATGCGCTTGAGTTTATCAAAGACAATACCTTCGACTTAATAGTCTGCAATCCACCATATATTCCACGTCCGAAAAGTATCGACGATAATCCATATGAAGGTGTTAGTTTACTCGCGTATTTATTAGAAAGAGGGAAGGAACATTTGAATCCAGATGGAGTTATTGTGACAAATATTTCTAGTCTTTCTGATTGTGTGATTGATCCATTGTTGCAAGAAAAAAATATTTCTGTGTCCGAGATTGATTCGATGATTGTTCCGCTGAAAGTCTACAATGTTCTGAATAATACTACTTGGATGGAATATCTTTTAGAAAACAAAGGATTGATTCAGGATTCACATGATGGATATGACTTCTGGCACAAATTGAAAATAGTCTTGCTCAAATAA
- a CDS encoding rRNA pseudouridine synthase codes for MPINSKTKKQVKNKTSDPIRLNHYLAIKNIATRRGADKLIESGVILVNGKVATIGMKVTDQDDVKVLKDTTSDYKYIAYHKPVGIVTVGPNPGERAIPVKDFGEGMFPIGRLDKDSHGLIIITNDGRVTGALLDPKKNHDKEYRITVSKPVTNNLLRGMKEGIRIGAGVNTRRALVRKVDPTTLEIVLTEGKNRQIRRMAMAYGFDVSELVRFRIMNIELGNLKPGQHRSIMGAELETFLKQLGLK; via the coding sequence ATGCCCATAAACTCAAAGACAAAAAAACAAGTTAAAAATAAAACCAGTGATCCAATCAGACTAAATCATTATCTTGCAATAAAAAATATTGCAACTCGTCGTGGAGCAGACAAGCTAATCGAAAGTGGTGTTATTTTGGTGAATGGAAAAGTCGCTACTATAGGAATGAAAGTTACTGATCAAGATGATGTAAAAGTTTTAAAAGACACTACTAGCGATTACAAATACATCGCATATCATAAGCCAGTTGGAATTGTAACCGTAGGACCAAACCCAGGCGAAAGAGCAATACCAGTCAAAGATTTTGGAGAAGGAATGTTCCCTATTGGAAGACTCGACAAAGACTCACACGGACTAATCATAATTACAAACGATGGACGTGTAACTGGAGCATTACTTGATCCAAAGAAAAATCATGACAAAGAATACCGCATAACTGTAAGCAAGCCTGTAACAAATAATCTTCTGCGTGGAATGAAGGAAGGTATTCGTATCGGCGCAGGAGTAAATACCCGAAGAGCTCTAGTTCGAAAGGTAGACCCTACAACACTTGAAATAGTGCTAACTGAAGGGAAAAACCGCCAGATCAGACGTATGGCAATGGCCTATGGATTCGACGTAAGTGAACTTGTGCGCTTCCGAATAATGAATATAGAATTGGGCAATCTAAAGCCAGGTCAACATAGATCTATAATGGGAGCAGAGCTCGAAACTTTTTTAAAACAATTAGGATTAAAATAA